One Cyanobium sp. Tous-M-B4 DNA window includes the following coding sequences:
- the brxL gene encoding protease Lon-related BREX system protein BrxL, whose protein sequence is MSTPARDALDDKVNQVFAGKCVRKDLVRAVKVGANVPVFVLEYLLGKYCASSDAAAIELGLSVVRDTLSNNYIRPDEATKAQSKVKQKGRYTFIDKVKVRLVGNTYVAECVNFGSNSLRIADDDVHAFERLLTGGVWAQVEVEWEENDSKAPFSISQLTPIQLASFNLDEYRKLRTQFSTEEWIDLLIRSMGYEPSQFSQRLKLLFLLRLIPLCERNYNLVELGPRGTGKSFAVQELSPYAALLTGPTTVANLFGHMSGKVKGMVSIWDVVGFDEVADLQKMPKEVITTMKTYCESGQFQRGAESFAGDASIAMFGNTQQPIDVMVQTGHLFAPMPDVIRDDRAFIDRLHCYLPGWEVPNMRNEFFTDHYGFVIDYLAEALRDLRKLNYTELCDSHFGLGSHLNTRDRKAVRRTVSGLVKIIHPHGEPSKEDLEDIVKLAIECRRRVKEQLKKMGSFEYSQTSFSYSDNDTGEEHFVGVPEQGGQDLIAAEPMAPGSVYTASVTGDGTVGLYRLEVSIAAGNGKLKPAGGISGQMKESIQRAFAYLQANKSAFSISHEADSYDYNVEAIDLLGNKVEAEVGVAFFLAAFSAIRRAPARAGMLVMGDMSIQGNIKAARSLVEPLQVAMDNGARCALIPGENKRSFLEINTDEIDKIDPIFYNDVKTATFKGLDLN, encoded by the coding sequence ATGAGCACCCCCGCCCGCGACGCCCTCGACGACAAGGTCAATCAGGTCTTTGCGGGTAAGTGCGTCCGCAAGGACCTGGTGCGGGCCGTGAAGGTCGGCGCCAACGTGCCGGTGTTCGTGCTCGAGTATCTGCTCGGCAAATACTGCGCCTCCTCCGATGCCGCCGCCATCGAGCTGGGCCTCTCCGTGGTGCGCGACACCCTGTCCAACAACTACATCAGACCCGACGAGGCCACCAAGGCCCAGAGCAAGGTCAAGCAGAAGGGCCGCTACACCTTCATCGACAAGGTGAAGGTGCGCCTGGTCGGCAACACCTATGTGGCCGAGTGCGTCAACTTCGGCAGCAACAGCCTGCGCATCGCTGATGACGACGTGCATGCCTTTGAGCGGTTGCTCACTGGCGGGGTGTGGGCGCAGGTGGAGGTGGAGTGGGAGGAGAACGACAGCAAGGCGCCCTTCTCGATCAGCCAGCTGACGCCGATCCAGCTGGCCAGCTTCAACCTCGATGAATACCGCAAGCTGCGGACGCAGTTCAGCACCGAGGAGTGGATCGACCTGCTGATCCGTTCGATGGGCTACGAGCCCTCCCAGTTCAGCCAGCGGCTCAAGCTCCTATTCCTGCTGCGGCTTATCCCGCTCTGCGAGCGCAACTACAACCTGGTGGAGCTGGGTCCTCGCGGCACCGGCAAGAGCTTTGCGGTTCAGGAGCTCTCGCCCTACGCGGCCCTGCTCACCGGCCCCACCACCGTGGCCAACCTGTTTGGCCACATGAGCGGCAAGGTCAAAGGGATGGTGTCGATCTGGGACGTGGTCGGCTTCGACGAGGTGGCTGACCTCCAGAAGATGCCCAAGGAGGTCATCACCACCATGAAGACCTACTGCGAGTCGGGGCAGTTCCAGCGTGGTGCCGAGAGCTTTGCCGGCGACGCCAGCATCGCCATGTTCGGCAACACCCAGCAGCCGATCGACGTGATGGTGCAAACGGGGCACCTGTTCGCACCGATGCCCGATGTGATTCGCGACGACCGCGCCTTCATCGACCGGCTGCACTGCTACCTGCCGGGCTGGGAAGTTCCCAACATGCGCAACGAGTTCTTCACGGACCACTACGGCTTCGTGATCGACTACCTGGCCGAGGCCCTGCGCGACCTGCGCAAGCTCAACTACACCGAGCTCTGCGACAGCCACTTCGGCTTAGGCAGTCACCTCAACACCCGTGACCGCAAGGCCGTGCGCCGCACCGTCTCCGGGCTGGTCAAGATCATCCATCCCCATGGGGAACCGTCGAAGGAAGACCTGGAAGACATCGTCAAGCTCGCCATCGAGTGCCGCAGGCGCGTCAAGGAGCAGCTCAAGAAGATGGGCTCCTTCGAGTACAGCCAGACCTCCTTCAGCTACTCAGACAACGACACGGGCGAGGAGCATTTCGTTGGCGTGCCCGAGCAGGGCGGTCAGGATCTAATCGCCGCGGAGCCGATGGCGCCGGGTTCGGTCTACACCGCGTCCGTAACTGGGGATGGCACGGTTGGCCTCTACCGCTTGGAGGTCTCCATCGCAGCAGGCAACGGCAAGCTCAAGCCGGCAGGTGGCATCAGCGGCCAGATGAAGGAATCCATCCAGCGCGCTTTCGCCTATCTACAGGCCAACAAGAGCGCCTTCTCGATTAGCCACGAGGCCGACAGCTACGACTACAACGTCGAAGCCATCGACCTCCTGGGCAACAAGGTTGAAGCTGAGGTTGGCGTGGCATTCTTTCTGGCCGCTTTTTCCGCCATCCGCCGTGCCCCCGCCAGGGCCGGCATGCTGGTCATGGGCGACATGAGCATTCAGGGCAACATCAAGGCCGCCCGCTCCCTTGTGGAGCCGCTCCAGGTCGCCATGGATAACGGCGCCCGCTGCGCCCTGATCCCGGGTGAGAACAAGCGCAGCTTCCTCGAGATCAACACCGATGAGATCGACAAGATCGATCCGATCTTCTACAACGATGTGAAGACGGCGACGTTCAAGGGGCTTGATCTCAACTGA
- a CDS encoding sigma-70 family RNA polymerase sigma factor: MAAPLSRSALRARDALVLQHLPLADAVASAVARRFFPLVEREDLIQVAREALLHSVLRCKAGEPAEPYLRRCISGALQHHLRDRVRLVRIPRRLHEQGQCPLGHISLDGHADGEPCLLDQLASPEPEAAGPADDLALEQLVDQLPAAQATALRLTILEGLSLRQAAEQLQISAMSVQRAQKKALEALRHQLVGAG, translated from the coding sequence ATGGCTGCCCCGCTTTCCCGCTCTGCTCTCCGCGCCCGTGATGCCCTTGTGCTCCAGCACCTGCCTTTGGCTGATGCCGTTGCCTCAGCTGTAGCCCGCCGCTTCTTCCCTTTGGTCGAGCGGGAGGATCTGATCCAGGTGGCTAGAGAAGCCCTGCTCCACTCTGTCCTGCGCTGCAAAGCAGGTGAGCCAGCTGAGCCCTATCTGCGGCGCTGCATCTCAGGTGCCCTGCAGCATCACCTGCGCGATCGGGTGCGGCTGGTGCGTATCCCACGCCGGCTGCATGAGCAGGGTCAGTGCCCCCTGGGTCACATCAGCCTTGATGGCCACGCTGATGGCGAGCCGTGCCTGCTCGATCAGCTGGCCAGCCCCGAGCCAGAAGCAGCCGGGCCCGCTGATGATCTGGCGCTGGAGCAGCTGGTAGATCAGCTGCCTGCAGCTCAAGCCACGGCTCTGAGGCTCACCATCCTTGAGGGCCTCTCACTCCGGCAGGCGGCAGAGCAGCTGCAAATCAGCGCCATGTCGGTGCAGCGGGCCCAGAAGAAAGCGCTTGAGGCTCTGCGGCACCAGCTGGTGGGGGCGGGCTGA
- a CDS encoding BREX protein BrxB domain-containing protein, whose product MSQTLGTRGAGMKEWQRCLQQQLEPVLTAADSGAGLSTYTDMPFGIFLYPPEDEWELRAELRDLTIRLENAGKTVQRLSLAALLEQAIKAAGLSLEEIAEAEASLGPELVRDTLRDVLSGKAAGAVPLDELVAQAVDTSKPTSSHLVFLERVGSLFDLHRPSALLENLRNRVLHPVVLFYPGQRDGPAGLRFMDEADADHNYRPKLFA is encoded by the coding sequence ATGAGCCAGACGCTGGGAACTCGCGGCGCAGGCATGAAGGAGTGGCAGCGCTGCCTGCAGCAGCAACTTGAGCCCGTACTTACTGCCGCTGACTCCGGGGCAGGGCTGAGCACCTACACCGACATGCCCTTCGGGATTTTTCTGTATCCACCGGAGGACGAATGGGAGCTCAGAGCTGAGCTGCGCGATCTCACCATCCGGCTGGAGAACGCGGGCAAGACAGTGCAGCGGCTTTCACTGGCTGCCCTGCTGGAGCAGGCGATCAAAGCCGCCGGCCTGTCGCTGGAGGAGATCGCTGAGGCAGAAGCCTCGCTGGGGCCAGAGCTGGTGCGCGACACCCTGCGGGATGTGCTCAGCGGCAAGGCAGCTGGAGCGGTGCCCTTGGATGAGCTGGTGGCGCAGGCGGTGGATACCTCCAAGCCGACCAGCAGCCACCTCGTGTTTCTGGAGCGGGTGGGGTCGCTCTTTGACCTGCACCGCCCGTCGGCCCTGCTTGAGAACCTGCGCAACCGGGTGCTGCATCCGGTGGTGCTCTTCTACCCCGGCCAGCGGGATGGTCCAGCAGGGCTGCGCTTTATGGATGAAGCAGATGCCGACCACAACTACCGCCCCAAGCTGTTCGCCTGA
- the brxC gene encoding BREX system P-loop protein BrxC: MTTQTIRELFSGRIDRKIEEVIKVDQDDVAIVRQEIDEYILTESIESSMLKVLEGYRQSVNQPSEAIAIWVAGFFGAGKSSFAKYVGLAISNRDLGGVSAGDLLAQRANNQAIKALLGAIKEQIPTEAIIFDVSADRNVNASEDLTKIFYRKLLDHLGYSSSLEVAELEIELEEQGQLQAFLAAFAELYPGEDWAIAKTRLLQAMPRASAVMQAIEPQTYAEKDSWLKNARDQNVPITPASLAERTIELLARKHPGKQLMFVVDEVGQYVARDIQKMLDLQAIVQQLGIKGRGRVWVMVTSQEKLSDVVGYLDDNRTELARLQDRFPYKPVLEPSDIAEVTSRRVLGKSAQGEVTLTELFQQHQGRLATHTKLDTKIRLPELGAKGFAALYPLLPYQIELIIQVVSGLRLSGGASKQFGGANRAIIKLAQELLTNPQSGLADKQVGSLVTLDRVFDLQSNNIDSQYRGKIVDIASKADHPLAVPVAKAICLLQFVDQVPATERNVAVVLHPAIDADSLESQVQEACRHLAERNLIRKAADGTYKIPTAQEEDWEQTRNQQAPSVPERNGLLAEALKLIWEPVPSAALGSGVKSFKAALNFRGSELVKGDVPVKVERVASSEVQEERVEQLRQTSQQETNTFFWAMCASQELDRTLGEWFRSQKVIDLKGKGATDKGQVQLVSEERRKLAGFQKEACRLLEQTLIHGKILLNGGICELPANPASAVDAMREALKEGLAKIYARFGEAEVSPSSEELTKLLSADNLKGLTGSIEKLRLCKEEGGQWVIDTNRPALQAVLNRSQVKSAGWSGKELADHFGAAPYGWTLDAVRFLVAALQVAGKFKATHNAQSFVGTANPQVRPLFTNNSTFRATLFVAHAGKLKPEDVLQASQLFQKFAGKTVAGVQPGPLAREIRVVAVGVNAELNSASRALAPLQLPGIEVLEQASEQVSTWQDNNDEEVVLAFKSSAEAVKEAWQKAKGIQETLASRSADLQRARKALSAEIWGQLLQEADLPAELHAEQAALDDRLQAPSFYEKLPEIDQLTRKLEEAYAQRRQAAQQALAAQVQQRVQQLEQTPGFTALEPERQQQLKAPLQQKASDAEALDLVRLRDQPAMLEGLLRQQEQIAQKWAFPEQEVSTVSVRELCREPFDAAGLDDVLNRIRQRCEAELGNDRKVLLQ, from the coding sequence ATGACTACCCAAACCATTCGCGAACTCTTCTCCGGCCGGATCGATCGCAAGATCGAGGAAGTGATCAAGGTCGATCAAGACGATGTGGCGATCGTGCGCCAGGAGATCGATGAATACATCCTCACCGAATCGATTGAGAGCAGCATGCTCAAGGTGCTGGAGGGTTATCGCCAGTCGGTGAATCAACCCAGCGAAGCGATTGCGATCTGGGTGGCGGGCTTCTTCGGGGCAGGTAAGTCGAGCTTCGCCAAATATGTGGGCCTAGCGATCAGCAACCGGGACCTGGGCGGCGTCAGTGCAGGCGACCTACTGGCGCAGCGAGCTAATAATCAGGCGATCAAGGCGTTGCTGGGGGCGATCAAGGAGCAGATCCCCACAGAAGCAATCATCTTTGATGTCTCGGCGGATCGCAACGTCAATGCCAGCGAAGATCTCACCAAGATCTTCTATCGCAAGCTGCTTGATCACCTCGGCTACTCCAGCAGCCTGGAGGTGGCCGAACTAGAAATCGAGCTGGAAGAGCAGGGCCAGCTGCAGGCCTTCCTTGCTGCCTTTGCTGAGCTCTACCCAGGAGAAGACTGGGCGATCGCCAAGACGCGCCTGCTGCAGGCGATGCCTAGGGCCAGTGCCGTGATGCAGGCCATAGAACCGCAGACCTACGCCGAGAAAGACAGCTGGCTTAAAAACGCCCGCGATCAAAACGTGCCGATCACACCTGCCAGCCTGGCGGAGCGCACCATCGAGCTACTCGCTCGCAAGCATCCCGGTAAGCAGCTGATGTTTGTGGTGGATGAGGTGGGCCAGTACGTGGCCCGCGACATCCAGAAGATGCTTGATCTACAGGCGATCGTGCAGCAGCTGGGCATTAAGGGCCGCGGCAGGGTGTGGGTGATGGTCACCTCCCAGGAGAAGCTCTCCGATGTGGTGGGTTACCTCGACGACAACCGCACCGAGCTGGCGCGTCTGCAGGATCGCTTCCCCTACAAGCCGGTGCTGGAGCCCTCCGACATCGCTGAGGTGACCAGCCGGCGGGTTCTGGGCAAGAGCGCCCAGGGAGAGGTGACCCTCACCGAGCTGTTCCAGCAGCATCAGGGCCGCCTGGCCACCCACACAAAGCTCGACACCAAGATTCGCTTGCCCGAGCTGGGCGCCAAAGGCTTCGCGGCCCTCTACCCCCTGCTGCCGTATCAGATCGAGCTGATCATTCAGGTGGTGTCGGGTCTGCGCCTCTCCGGGGGCGCCAGCAAGCAGTTCGGCGGTGCCAACCGGGCGATCATCAAGCTGGCCCAGGAGCTGCTCACCAATCCCCAAAGCGGGCTGGCTGACAAGCAGGTGGGCTCGCTTGTGACCCTGGATCGGGTGTTTGATCTGCAGAGCAACAACATCGATTCGCAGTACCGCGGCAAGATCGTCGATATCGCCAGCAAGGCCGATCATCCGCTGGCGGTGCCGGTGGCCAAGGCGATCTGCCTGCTGCAGTTCGTCGATCAGGTGCCGGCCACTGAGCGCAATGTGGCCGTGGTGCTGCACCCAGCCATCGATGCAGATTCGCTCGAATCCCAGGTGCAGGAGGCCTGCCGGCACCTAGCTGAACGCAACCTTATCCGCAAGGCGGCCGACGGCACCTACAAGATCCCCACTGCGCAAGAGGAAGACTGGGAGCAGACCCGCAACCAGCAGGCACCCTCGGTGCCAGAGCGCAATGGGCTGCTGGCTGAGGCCCTCAAGCTGATCTGGGAGCCGGTGCCAAGCGCAGCTCTAGGGAGTGGCGTCAAGAGCTTCAAGGCTGCCCTCAACTTCCGCGGCAGCGAGCTGGTGAAGGGTGATGTGCCCGTGAAGGTGGAGCGGGTTGCTAGCAGCGAGGTGCAAGAAGAGCGGGTGGAGCAGCTGCGCCAGACCAGCCAGCAGGAGACCAATACCTTCTTCTGGGCGATGTGCGCCAGCCAAGAGCTGGATCGAACCCTGGGCGAGTGGTTCCGCTCCCAGAAGGTGATCGATCTCAAAGGCAAGGGCGCCACCGACAAAGGGCAGGTGCAGCTGGTCAGCGAGGAGCGCCGCAAGCTGGCTGGCTTCCAGAAGGAGGCCTGCCGCCTGCTGGAGCAAACCCTGATCCACGGCAAGATCCTGCTCAATGGCGGCATCTGTGAGCTTCCAGCCAATCCCGCCAGCGCCGTTGATGCGATGCGCGAGGCGCTCAAGGAGGGGCTGGCCAAGATCTACGCCCGCTTTGGTGAAGCGGAGGTGAGCCCCAGCAGCGAGGAGCTCACCAAGCTGCTCAGCGCCGACAACCTCAAGGGCCTCACCGGCTCAATCGAAAAGCTGCGGCTTTGCAAGGAGGAAGGCGGCCAGTGGGTGATCGACACCAACCGCCCAGCGCTGCAGGCGGTGCTCAACCGCAGCCAGGTGAAGAGTGCCGGCTGGAGCGGCAAAGAGCTGGCCGATCACTTTGGTGCTGCTCCTTACGGCTGGACTCTCGATGCGGTGAGGTTTCTGGTGGCGGCCCTGCAGGTGGCAGGCAAGTTCAAGGCCACCCACAACGCCCAGAGCTTTGTGGGCACCGCCAACCCCCAGGTGCGGCCCCTATTCACCAACAACAGCACCTTCCGCGCCACGCTTTTTGTCGCCCACGCCGGCAAGCTGAAGCCAGAAGACGTGCTGCAAGCAAGCCAGCTGTTCCAGAAGTTTGCGGGCAAAACCGTCGCTGGCGTGCAGCCAGGCCCCCTAGCCCGTGAGATCCGCGTAGTGGCGGTGGGCGTCAATGCCGAACTCAACAGCGCCAGCCGGGCGCTGGCACCGCTGCAGCTGCCAGGAATTGAGGTGCTGGAGCAGGCCAGTGAGCAGGTGTCCACCTGGCAGGACAACAACGATGAGGAGGTGGTGCTGGCGTTCAAGAGCAGCGCAGAAGCCGTCAAGGAGGCCTGGCAGAAGGCCAAGGGAATCCAGGAGACGCTCGCTAGCCGCAGCGCTGATTTGCAGCGTGCTCGAAAAGCCCTGAGCGCTGAGATCTGGGGCCAGCTGCTGCAGGAGGCTGATCTGCCGGCGGAACTGCACGCGGAACAGGCGGCGCTGGACGATCGGCTGCAGGCACCAAGCTTTTACGAGAAGCTGCCTGAGATCGACCAGCTCACCAGGAAGTTGGAGGAGGCCTACGCGCAGCGGCGCCAGGCAGCCCAGCAGGCCCTTGCTGCTCAGGTGCAGCAGCGCGTGCAGCAGTTGGAGCAGACCCCTGGCTTTACGGCGCTGGAGCCAGAGCGGCAGCAGCAGCTGAAGGCACCGCTGCAGCAGAAGGCCAGCGACGCCGAGGCCCTGGATCTGGTGCGGCTACGCGATCAGCCGGCGATGCTCGAAGGCTTGCTGCGCCAGCAGGAGCAGATCGCCCAGAAGTGGGCCTTCCCCGAGCAGGAGGTGAGCACGGTGAGTGTGCGCGAGCTGTGTCGCGAACCCTTCGATGCGGCGGGCCTCGACGACGTGCTCAACCGCATCCGCCAGCGCTGCGAAGCAGAGCTAGGCAACGACCGCAAGGTCTTACTGCAATGA
- a CDS encoding HNH endonuclease signature motif containing protein, with amino-acid sequence MKFRLIQSNDRGLLTKVGDRTYARRKPAKGEELLELPTLFIWVKKPQRYLARCWTRWTGEVLEQDFIYEVTRFREVIDLQGQTCFHQWCSHQLRQEMWTMRGEVVDLSQLSCPEPEAVYEANRHKGSSGLQRRKARIIAQSPALSEEEKERLNQIYGLRDSLNQAEGRISYHVDHIQPLAAGGLHHPDNLRVLAAFENMRKGAKLPDAATRKQDACGRSRSDH; translated from the coding sequence ATGAAGTTCCGGCTGATCCAGTCGAATGATCGCGGCTTGCTGACCAAGGTGGGCGATCGAACCTATGCCCGCCGAAAGCCTGCCAAGGGGGAGGAGCTGCTGGAGCTGCCAACACTCTTCATCTGGGTTAAGAAGCCACAGCGCTACCTAGCCCGCTGCTGGACGCGCTGGACGGGAGAGGTCCTGGAGCAGGACTTTATCTATGAAGTGACACGCTTTCGGGAGGTCATTGATCTGCAGGGACAAACCTGCTTCCATCAGTGGTGCTCTCACCAGCTCAGGCAAGAGATGTGGACGATGCGCGGAGAAGTGGTCGATCTCAGCCAGCTGAGCTGCCCTGAGCCCGAGGCTGTCTATGAGGCCAATCGACACAAAGGTAGCTCCGGCCTCCAGCGGAGAAAAGCACGCATCATTGCCCAGTCGCCTGCACTTTCGGAGGAAGAGAAGGAGCGGTTGAATCAGATCTATGGTCTTCGAGACTCCCTCAATCAGGCCGAGGGGCGCATCAGCTATCACGTCGATCACATTCAGCCACTAGCTGCTGGCGGCCTGCATCATCCTGATAATTTGCGGGTACTGGCAGCTTTTGAAAACATGCGCAAAGGAGCCAAGCTCCCTGACGCTGCTACTCGCAAGCAAGATGCTTGTGGGAGAAGCAGATCAGACCATTAG
- a CDS encoding PglZ domain-containing protein — translation MMAAEAPNKLHRRLCQELAKQLSEHRVLLVFDPGQQLRPFLDDVATASPSARELGSLSFGEQQAGWALAGSSLYELRSQLEPHVAADLPDPLLVYLPDRQESEGRAVLLELLRAGSTFEIKLVSRARGYLREVLEPEKVEQLLKRPDLTYRDIALALEQAGSGGFSQLKALFQQQLGRNSSPENAELARLWLAADGLDDAISAKGLENELQELLHSRWGLGFPVETTLADWRQRAQRALLLHEFLHDWHGDELSAFARQSLPVGKAAEENALADVQGLRRSHAPAYIVIANRIEAELELRSLISGERPGVLGSIDTFPCEEQFLLRSVDVFLTQGEYAKAQELVAARHNSFWLVGQPTDAQQARRRLQWELARTAAALGVALEQAQAQLPKAAAAVEAWLPYQAEAAQQVDGLQRRLEQQVAELTASEVEIRDALEQLRGRYEALLEQQAQRFTAALQQAGWLIPGAFPQTRTWSERVQPGAGRAVVFWVDALRYEMGATLHERFSGWSREQLSDLKLEIAQAALPSITPVGMAALLPGAERSFAVADVAGSPCSVVDGVPVGWSNDKPKRLAHLQQRVPTAVVISLVELIRSKEAVLLEKLAGTGPVVVTSTGIDHAGERDTDENLANVRTDMQRELDTIEDAVRRLAALPLEQPLERFVITADHGFLHLPLGREPAMRIDPPDGKLFKLERRCWLGHPSAVNPSCVEIQPAALGYGQNGLSVVLPRSSGVLKAGGSLCFHHGGSSIQELLIPLLSFRCAAPGAAPEVAGKAKKQKPWPGTLVERVTNRILMVPIELPIDLLNQGKNRQTVLAAYDCKTEDLVATPIQAIDAELDTGTNRLTLTPGQAATIGLLIPGDWSGKKLYLELRDAATDLVLHRSPDLPVDLLG, via the coding sequence ATGATGGCAGCGGAAGCCCCCAATAAGCTCCACCGCCGCCTCTGCCAGGAGCTGGCCAAGCAGCTCAGCGAGCACAGGGTTTTGCTGGTCTTTGATCCGGGCCAGCAGCTGCGGCCCTTTCTCGACGATGTCGCTACGGCCTCGCCCAGCGCCAGGGAGCTTGGCAGCCTCAGCTTCGGGGAGCAGCAGGCCGGCTGGGCGCTGGCTGGCAGCAGCCTCTATGAACTGCGAAGCCAGCTTGAACCGCACGTCGCAGCAGATCTGCCCGATCCGCTGCTCGTCTACCTACCGGATCGCCAGGAGAGCGAAGGCCGCGCTGTGCTGCTTGAGCTGCTCCGCGCTGGCTCCACCTTCGAGATCAAGCTGGTGAGCCGTGCCCGCGGCTACCTGCGTGAGGTGCTCGAGCCTGAAAAGGTGGAGCAGCTGCTCAAGCGGCCCGATCTCACCTACCGCGACATCGCCCTGGCCTTGGAGCAAGCAGGTAGCGGCGGCTTCAGTCAGCTCAAGGCGCTGTTTCAGCAGCAGCTGGGCCGCAACAGCTCTCCCGAGAACGCCGAGCTGGCCCGCCTCTGGCTGGCAGCAGATGGGCTCGATGACGCCATCAGCGCCAAAGGGCTGGAGAACGAACTGCAGGAACTGCTCCACAGCCGCTGGGGCCTGGGCTTCCCTGTAGAGACAACCCTGGCCGACTGGCGCCAGCGGGCCCAGCGGGCCCTGCTGCTGCATGAGTTCCTGCACGACTGGCATGGCGATGAGCTCAGCGCCTTTGCCAGGCAGTCGCTGCCGGTGGGTAAGGCCGCCGAAGAAAACGCCCTCGCAGATGTGCAGGGCCTGCGCCGCAGCCACGCGCCCGCCTACATCGTCATCGCTAATCGCATCGAAGCTGAGCTTGAGCTGCGCTCGCTGATCAGCGGCGAGCGGCCCGGCGTGCTCGGCTCGATCGACACCTTCCCCTGCGAAGAACAGTTCCTGCTGCGCAGCGTCGACGTCTTCCTCACCCAGGGCGAGTACGCCAAGGCGCAGGAGCTGGTGGCCGCCCGTCACAACAGCTTCTGGCTGGTGGGTCAGCCCACCGATGCCCAGCAAGCCAGGCGCCGGCTGCAGTGGGAGCTGGCCCGCACCGCCGCCGCCCTCGGGGTGGCCCTCGAGCAGGCGCAAGCTCAGCTGCCTAAGGCCGCCGCTGCCGTTGAAGCCTGGCTTCCGTATCAGGCAGAGGCCGCCCAGCAGGTCGATGGCCTGCAGCGGCGCCTGGAGCAGCAGGTGGCTGAGCTCACCGCCAGCGAAGTGGAAATCAGAGACGCTCTAGAGCAGCTGCGGGGCCGCTACGAGGCCCTACTGGAGCAGCAGGCCCAACGTTTCACCGCTGCCTTGCAGCAGGCAGGCTGGCTTATCCCTGGTGCCTTCCCGCAGACGCGCACCTGGAGCGAGCGGGTGCAGCCCGGCGCCGGCAGGGCGGTGGTGTTCTGGGTGGATGCCCTGCGCTACGAGATGGGCGCCACCTTGCATGAGCGCTTCAGCGGCTGGAGCCGCGAGCAGCTCAGCGACCTCAAGCTGGAGATCGCCCAGGCCGCCCTGCCCTCGATCACGCCCGTTGGCATGGCAGCCCTGCTGCCCGGCGCGGAGCGCAGCTTTGCGGTGGCCGATGTCGCTGGCAGCCCCTGCTCCGTGGTCGATGGGGTGCCGGTGGGCTGGAGCAATGACAAGCCCAAGCGCCTCGCCCACCTGCAGCAGCGTGTGCCCACCGCCGTAGTGATCTCGCTGGTGGAGCTGATTCGCAGCAAGGAGGCCGTGCTGCTCGAGAAGCTGGCCGGTACTGGTCCAGTGGTGGTCACCAGCACCGGCATCGACCACGCCGGTGAGCGCGACACCGACGAGAACCTCGCCAATGTGCGCACCGACATGCAGCGCGAGCTCGACACCATCGAAGACGCCGTGCGCCGCCTGGCTGCCCTGCCGCTGGAGCAGCCGCTGGAGCGCTTCGTGATCACCGCGGATCACGGCTTCCTGCATCTACCGCTGGGCCGAGAGCCCGCCATGCGCATCGACCCGCCGGACGGAAAGCTGTTCAAGCTGGAGCGGCGCTGCTGGCTTGGCCACCCCTCCGCCGTCAATCCCTCCTGCGTGGAAATCCAGCCCGCTGCCCTTGGCTACGGACAAAACGGTCTCTCGGTGGTGCTGCCCCGTTCCTCCGGGGTGCTCAAGGCTGGTGGCAGTCTCTGCTTTCACCACGGCGGCAGCAGCATCCAGGAGCTGCTGATCCCCCTGCTCAGCTTCCGCTGCGCAGCCCCTGGCGCTGCACCTGAGGTCGCAGGCAAGGCCAAAAAGCAGAAGCCCTGGCCAGGAACGCTGGTTGAGAGGGTCACCAATCGCATCTTGATGGTGCCGATCGAGCTACCCATCGACCTGCTCAACCAGGGCAAAAACCGCCAGACCGTGCTCGCTGCCTACGACTGCAAGACAGAAGACCTGGTCGCTACGCCCATCCAGGCCATCGACGCTGAGCTCGACACAGGCACAAACCGCCTCACCCTCACCCCCGGCCAGGCCGCCACCATCGGCCTGCTCATTCCCGGCGACTGGAGCGGCAAGAAGCTCTACCTGGAGCTGCGCGACGCCGCCACGGATCTGGTGCTGCACCGCAGCCCCGATCTGCCAGTGGACCTGCTCGGCTGA